A single window of Polyangiaceae bacterium DNA harbors:
- a CDS encoding IS1634 family transposase: MRRSERPQKELGARMTGGANQMELWEDNPLPQTLKIRADLVRLERSRDFGDVWLGWTLWKALQLDMLCASCMPEGKESVAWSTMAAVLVIARLCEPSSELHIAEDWYRKTALEDILDLPVERVNDDRLYRALDELLPHRSHRETFAQATRQLFSIEYDLLLYDVTSTYFEGLAEKNELAKRGHSRDHRSDCKQVCIALVVTREGLPLGYEFSRETVAT; the protein is encoded by the coding sequence ATGCGCAGGAGCGAGCGGCCGCAGAAGGAGTTGGGCGCTCGAATGACGGGCGGCGCGAATCAAATGGAGTTATGGGAAGATAATCCCCTTCCGCAAACCTTGAAGATTCGAGCGGATCTTGTTCGCCTCGAACGCAGTCGTGATTTCGGCGATGTGTGGCTCGGATGGACGCTCTGGAAGGCATTGCAACTGGATATGTTGTGCGCGTCGTGCATGCCCGAAGGGAAAGAGTCCGTCGCATGGTCCACGATGGCGGCGGTTTTGGTCATTGCACGACTGTGCGAGCCATCCAGCGAATTGCACATCGCCGAGGATTGGTATCGCAAAACGGCGCTCGAAGACATTCTCGATTTACCAGTGGAGCGGGTCAACGATGACCGGCTGTATCGCGCGCTCGACGAGCTTTTGCCGCACAGAAGCCATCGAGAAACATTTGCGCAAGCGACTCGGCAATTGTTCTCGATTGAATATGATCTGCTGTTGTACGATGTGACGAGCACATATTTCGAGGGGCTTGCGGAGAAAAACGAGCTCGCCAAGCGCGGACACAGTCGCGATCACCGCTCGGATTGCAAGCAGGTTTGCATCGCGCTCGTCGTCACGCGTGAAGGACTTCCGCTTGGCTACGAGTTTTCCCGGGAAACCGTAGCGACATGA